The following proteins are co-located in the Eriocheir sinensis breed Jianghai 21 chromosome 34, ASM2467909v1, whole genome shotgun sequence genome:
- the LOC127007120 gene encoding uncharacterized protein LOC127007120 isoform X6, whose product MRFFVVLAVAGAVAAYGPPPSGGGGGCGGGGGGGCGTPSGSSQVVTSHVSPCPGGSCGGTPGGSGQVITHVSPCPGGSCGGTPGGSGQVITHVSPCPGGNCGGSSGSGGSSSGDYWWQGQDNPFASPGTQPSSGSHSCSGSGCGSGSAPCSGVGCPSPVQPAPGPAPGISTRPIPRPSPGTAPLPSPGNIQNLLLPPMGICPAKFVCVHWQLCRDGYVINDGTGNIDKQKKIIPPRIANAYTSCGGDMICCGIPEHSSFPGSGGTPVLPPQPGTSFVLPSSPGRPLSPVLPDTPVSPPKFSGPATGTPLRPIPAATPSTSYTQPGTPAQPPTLVSPPKFSGPGTPASPPRPVSPPIFSGSGTPISPAGPVSPPRPVSPPKFSGSGTPVSPAGPGSPPRPVSPPKFSGSGTPVSPVRPVSPGSPVSPPQFSGSATPIRPAPQPSVASPSYGYPGPESRQPSPLPSTVNQARPVAPSQPLRPVSSPVGLSSPPSGQPGAMGGMMGMGMMGMMPPSGSCSAGTYCVQQTQCNPYNGFIIRANTPLMAVWPDSPTVPLLPCFVPDGSVTDGVCCQEAHPNAGGVD is encoded by the exons atGCGGTTCTTCGTGGTTCTGGCGGTCGCGGGGGCGGTGGCAGCATACGGCCCACcccccagtggtggtggtggaggttgtggcggcggtggtggtggtggttgtgggaccCCCTCCGGTTCAAGCCAAGTAGTCACCTCACACGTGTCCCCTTGCCCAGGTGGAAGCTGTGGGGGGACACCCGGGGGTTCAGGCCAAGTGATTACCCATGTGTCCCCTTGCCCCGGTGGAAGCTGTGGGGGGACACCCGGGGGTTCAGGCCAAGTGATTACCCATGTGTCCCCTTGCCCTGGTGGTAACTGCGGAGGTAGCTCCGGCTCCGGTGGGTCATCGTCCGGCGACTACTGGTGGCAGGGGCAGGACAACCCCTTCGCCTCGCCGGGCACACAGCCGTCGTCGGGCAGCCACTCCTGCAGCGGCTCCGGCTGTGGCTCCGGCAGTGCCCCGTGTTCAGGAGTCGGATGTCCCTCACCCGTCCAACCCGCCCCCGGACCCGCCCCTGGTATATCCACTCGCCCCATTCCTCGCCCCTCTCCCGGCACCGCTCCGCTTCCCTCCCCTGGCAACATCCAGAACCTGCTGTTGCCCCCAATGGGCATCTGTCCCGCCAAGTTCGTCTGTGTACACTGGCAGCTGTGTCGCGACGGGTATGTCATCAACGACGGCACTGGAAACATCGACAAGCAGAAGAAGATAATCCCGCCGCGCATCGCCAACGCCTACACCAGCTGCGGCGGCGACATGATCTGCTGCGGCATCCCCGAACATTCCTCCTTCCCCGGCTCTGGTGGCACCCCCGTCCTGCCGCCCCAGCCAGGAACGTCATTTGTTCTGCCCTCCTCGCCCGGACGCCCGCTCAGCCCCGTGCTCCCAGACACCCCAGTAAGCCCTCCCAAATTCTCTGGTCCTGCCACTGGGACGCCACTGAGGCCCATTCCCGCCGCCACACCGTCAACGTCGTACACTCAGCCAGGCACCCCCGCACAGCCACCCACGCTCGTCAGTCCACCAAAGTTCTCTGGCCCCGGGACCCCTGCTAGTCCCCCCAGGCCAGTCAGTCCACCAATATTCTCTGGTTCGGGCACCCCCATCAGCCCAGCAGGGCCTGTCAGTCCCCCCAGGCCAGTCAGTCCACCAAAATTCTCTGGTTCGGGCACCCCCGTCAGCCCAGCAGGGCCTGGCAGTCCCCCCAGGCCAGTCAGTCCACCAAAATTCTCTGGTTCGGGCACCCCCGTCAGCCCAGTCAGACCCGTGAGCCCAGGAAGTCCCGTCAGCCCACCCCAGTTCTCCGGCTCCGCCACGCCCATACGCCCTGCCCCCCAGCCGTCAGTTGCATCCCCCAGCTACGGGTATCCAGGCCCCGAGTCACGTCAACCAAGCCCTTTGCCCTCCACCGTCAACCAGGCTCGTCCAGTAGCCCCGTCACAGCCCTTGCGTCCCGTCAGTAGCCCTGTGGGTCTATCCAGCCCTCCCAGCGGCCAGCCGGGGGCTATGGGTGGAATGATGGGTATGGGAATGATGGGCATGATGCCTCCGTCAGGTTCCTGCAGCGCTGGCACGTACTGTGTCCAGCAGACTCAATGTAACCCCTACAACGGCTTCATCATCAGGGCCAACACACCGCTGATGGCGGTGTGGCCAGATTCTCCCACCGTCCCTCTACTG ccATGCTTCGTCCCCGATGGCTCCGTCACGGACGGCGTGTGCTGCCAGGAGGCTCATCCCAACGCAGGAGGGGTTGACtag
- the LOC127007120 gene encoding uncharacterized protein LOC127007120 isoform X4, which produces MLPRTTHAHVGEVMRFFVVLAVAGAVAAYGPPPSGGGGGCGGGGGGGCGTPSGSSQVVTSHVSPCPGGSCGGTPGGSGQVITHVSPCPGGSCGGTPGGSGQVITHVSPCPGGNCGGSSGSGGSSSGDYWWQGQDNPFASPGTQPSSGSHSCSGSGCGSGSAPCSGVGCPSPVQPAPGPAPGISTRPIPRPSPGTAPLPSPGNIQNLLLPPMGICPAKFVCVHWQLCRDGYVINDGTGNIDKQKKIIPPRIANAYTSCGGDMICCGIPEHSSFPGSGGTPVLPPQPGTSFVLPSSPGRPLSPVLPDTPVSPPKFSGPATGTPLRPIPAATPSTSYTQPGTPAQPPTLVSPPKFSGPGTPASPPRPVSPPKFSGSGTPVSPAGPGSPPRPVSPPKFSGSGTPVSPVRPVSPGSPVSPPQFSGSATPIRPAPQPSVASPSYGYPGPESRQPSPLPSTVNQARPVAPSQPLRPVSSPVGLSSPPSGQPGAMGGMMGMGMMGMMPPSGSCSAGTYCVQQTQCNPYNGFIIRANTPLMAVWPDSPTVPLLPCFVPDGSVTDGVCCQEAHPNAGGVD; this is translated from the exons ATGCTCCCACGCACCACCCACGCCCACGTTGGTGAGGTA atGCGGTTCTTCGTGGTTCTGGCGGTCGCGGGGGCGGTGGCAGCATACGGCCCACcccccagtggtggtggtggaggttgtggcggcggtggtggtggtggttgtgggaccCCCTCCGGTTCAAGCCAAGTAGTCACCTCACACGTGTCCCCTTGCCCAGGTGGAAGCTGTGGGGGGACACCCGGGGGTTCAGGCCAAGTGATTACCCATGTGTCCCCTTGCCCCGGTGGAAGCTGTGGGGGGACACCCGGGGGTTCAGGCCAAGTGATTACCCATGTGTCCCCTTGCCCTGGTGGTAACTGCGGAGGTAGCTCCGGCTCCGGTGGGTCATCGTCCGGCGACTACTGGTGGCAGGGGCAGGACAACCCCTTCGCCTCGCCGGGCACACAGCCGTCGTCGGGCAGCCACTCCTGCAGCGGCTCCGGCTGTGGCTCCGGCAGTGCCCCGTGTTCAGGAGTCGGATGTCCCTCACCCGTCCAACCCGCCCCCGGACCCGCCCCTGGTATATCCACTCGCCCCATTCCTCGCCCCTCTCCCGGCACCGCTCCGCTTCCCTCCCCTGGCAACATCCAGAACCTGCTGTTGCCCCCAATGGGCATCTGTCCCGCCAAGTTCGTCTGTGTACACTGGCAGCTGTGTCGCGACGGGTATGTCATCAACGACGGCACTGGAAACATCGACAAGCAGAAGAAGATAATCCCGCCGCGCATCGCCAACGCCTACACCAGCTGCGGCGGCGACATGATCTGCTGCGGCATCCCCGAACATTCCTCCTTCCCCGGCTCTGGTGGCACCCCCGTCCTGCCGCCCCAGCCAGGAACGTCATTTGTTCTGCCCTCCTCGCCCGGACGCCCGCTCAGCCCCGTGCTCCCAGACACCCCAGTAAGCCCTCCCAAATTCTCTGGTCCTGCCACTGGGACGCCACTGAGGCCCATTCCCGCCGCCACACCGTCAACGTCGTACACTCAGCCAGGCACCCCCGCACAGCCACCCACGCTCGTCAGTCCACCAAAGTTCTCTGGCCCCGGGACCCCTGCTAGTCCCCCCAG GCCAGTCAGTCCACCAAAATTCTCTGGTTCGGGCACCCCCGTCAGCCCAGCAGGGCCTGGCAGTCCCCCCAGGCCAGTCAGTCCACCAAAATTCTCTGGTTCGGGCACCCCCGTCAGCCCAGTCAGACCCGTGAGCCCAGGAAGTCCCGTCAGCCCACCCCAGTTCTCCGGCTCCGCCACGCCCATACGCCCTGCCCCCCAGCCGTCAGTTGCATCCCCCAGCTACGGGTATCCAGGCCCCGAGTCACGTCAACCAAGCCCTTTGCCCTCCACCGTCAACCAGGCTCGTCCAGTAGCCCCGTCACAGCCCTTGCGTCCCGTCAGTAGCCCTGTGGGTCTATCCAGCCCTCCCAGCGGCCAGCCGGGGGCTATGGGTGGAATGATGGGTATGGGAATGATGGGCATGATGCCTCCGTCAGGTTCCTGCAGCGCTGGCACGTACTGTGTCCAGCAGACTCAATGTAACCCCTACAACGGCTTCATCATCAGGGCCAACACACCGCTGATGGCGGTGTGGCCAGATTCTCCCACCGTCCCTCTACTG ccATGCTTCGTCCCCGATGGCTCCGTCACGGACGGCGTGTGCTGCCAGGAGGCTCATCCCAACGCAGGAGGGGTTGACtag
- the LOC127007120 gene encoding uncharacterized protein LOC127007120 isoform X3 produces the protein MLPRTTHAHVGEVMRFFVVLAVAGAVAAYGPPPSGGGGGCGGGGGGGCGTPSGSSQVVTSHVSPCPGGSCGGTPGGSGQVITHVSPCPGGNCGGSSGSGGSSSGDYWWQGQDNPFASPGTQPSSGSHSCSGSGCGSGSAPCSGVGCPSPVQPAPGPAPGISTRPIPRPSPGTAPLPSPGNIQNLLLPPMGICPAKFVCVHWQLCRDGYVINDGTGNIDKQKKIIPPRIANAYTSCGGDMICCGIPEHSSFPGSGGTPVLPPQPGTSFVLPSSPGRPLSPVLPDTPVSPPKFSGPATGTPLRPIPAATPSTSYTQPGTPAQPPTLVSPPKFSGPGTPASPPRPVSPPIFSGSGTPISPAGPVSPPRPVSPPKFSGSGTPVSPAGPGSPPRPVSPPKFSGSGTPVSPVRPVSPGSPVSPPQFSGSATPIRPAPQPSVASPSYGYPGPESRQPSPLPSTVNQARPVAPSQPLRPVSSPVGLSSPPSGQPGAMGGMMGMGMMGMMPPSGSCSAGTYCVQQTQCNPYNGFIIRANTPLMAVWPDSPTVPLLPCFVPDGSVTDGVCCQEAHPNAGGVD, from the exons ATGCTCCCACGCACCACCCACGCCCACGTTGGTGAGGTA atGCGGTTCTTCGTGGTTCTGGCGGTCGCGGGGGCGGTGGCAGCATACGGCCCACcccccagtggtggtggtggaggttgtggcggcggtggtggtggtggttgtgggaccCCCTCCGGTTCAAGCCAAGTAGTCACCTCACACGTGTCCCCTTGCCCAGGTGGAAGCTGTGGGGGGACACCCGGGGGTTCAG GCCAAGTGATTACCCATGTGTCCCCTTGCCCTGGTGGTAACTGCGGAGGTAGCTCCGGCTCCGGTGGGTCATCGTCCGGCGACTACTGGTGGCAGGGGCAGGACAACCCCTTCGCCTCGCCGGGCACACAGCCGTCGTCGGGCAGCCACTCCTGCAGCGGCTCCGGCTGTGGCTCCGGCAGTGCCCCGTGTTCAGGAGTCGGATGTCCCTCACCCGTCCAACCCGCCCCCGGACCCGCCCCTGGTATATCCACTCGCCCCATTCCTCGCCCCTCTCCCGGCACCGCTCCGCTTCCCTCCCCTGGCAACATCCAGAACCTGCTGTTGCCCCCAATGGGCATCTGTCCCGCCAAGTTCGTCTGTGTACACTGGCAGCTGTGTCGCGACGGGTATGTCATCAACGACGGCACTGGAAACATCGACAAGCAGAAGAAGATAATCCCGCCGCGCATCGCCAACGCCTACACCAGCTGCGGCGGCGACATGATCTGCTGCGGCATCCCCGAACATTCCTCCTTCCCCGGCTCTGGTGGCACCCCCGTCCTGCCGCCCCAGCCAGGAACGTCATTTGTTCTGCCCTCCTCGCCCGGACGCCCGCTCAGCCCCGTGCTCCCAGACACCCCAGTAAGCCCTCCCAAATTCTCTGGTCCTGCCACTGGGACGCCACTGAGGCCCATTCCCGCCGCCACACCGTCAACGTCGTACACTCAGCCAGGCACCCCCGCACAGCCACCCACGCTCGTCAGTCCACCAAAGTTCTCTGGCCCCGGGACCCCTGCTAGTCCCCCCAGGCCAGTCAGTCCACCAATATTCTCTGGTTCGGGCACCCCCATCAGCCCAGCAGGGCCTGTCAGTCCCCCCAGGCCAGTCAGTCCACCAAAATTCTCTGGTTCGGGCACCCCCGTCAGCCCAGCAGGGCCTGGCAGTCCCCCCAGGCCAGTCAGTCCACCAAAATTCTCTGGTTCGGGCACCCCCGTCAGCCCAGTCAGACCCGTGAGCCCAGGAAGTCCCGTCAGCCCACCCCAGTTCTCCGGCTCCGCCACGCCCATACGCCCTGCCCCCCAGCCGTCAGTTGCATCCCCCAGCTACGGGTATCCAGGCCCCGAGTCACGTCAACCAAGCCCTTTGCCCTCCACCGTCAACCAGGCTCGTCCAGTAGCCCCGTCACAGCCCTTGCGTCCCGTCAGTAGCCCTGTGGGTCTATCCAGCCCTCCCAGCGGCCAGCCGGGGGCTATGGGTGGAATGATGGGTATGGGAATGATGGGCATGATGCCTCCGTCAGGTTCCTGCAGCGCTGGCACGTACTGTGTCCAGCAGACTCAATGTAACCCCTACAACGGCTTCATCATCAGGGCCAACACACCGCTGATGGCGGTGTGGCCAGATTCTCCCACCGTCCCTCTACTG ccATGCTTCGTCCCCGATGGCTCCGTCACGGACGGCGTGTGCTGCCAGGAGGCTCATCCCAACGCAGGAGGGGTTGACtag
- the LOC127007120 gene encoding uncharacterized protein LOC127007120 isoform X2, with the protein MLPRTTHAHVGEMRFFVVLAVAGAVAAYGPPPSGGGGGCGGGGGGGCGTPSGSSQVVTSHVSPCPGGSCGGTPGGSGQVITHVSPCPGGSCGGTPGGSGQVITHVSPCPGGNCGGSSGSGGSSSGDYWWQGQDNPFASPGTQPSSGSHSCSGSGCGSGSAPCSGVGCPSPVQPAPGPAPGISTRPIPRPSPGTAPLPSPGNIQNLLLPPMGICPAKFVCVHWQLCRDGYVINDGTGNIDKQKKIIPPRIANAYTSCGGDMICCGIPEHSSFPGSGGTPVLPPQPGTSFVLPSSPGRPLSPVLPDTPVSPPKFSGPATGTPLRPIPAATPSTSYTQPGTPAQPPTLVSPPKFSGPGTPASPPRPVSPPIFSGSGTPISPAGPVSPPRPVSPPKFSGSGTPVSPAGPGSPPRPVSPPKFSGSGTPVSPVRPVSPGSPVSPPQFSGSATPIRPAPQPSVASPSYGYPGPESRQPSPLPSTVNQARPVAPSQPLRPVSSPVGLSSPPSGQPGAMGGMMGMGMMGMMPPSGSCSAGTYCVQQTQCNPYNGFIIRANTPLMAVWPDSPTVPLLPCFVPDGSVTDGVCCQEAHPNAGGVD; encoded by the exons ATGCTCCCACGCACCACCCACGCCCACGTTGGTGAG atGCGGTTCTTCGTGGTTCTGGCGGTCGCGGGGGCGGTGGCAGCATACGGCCCACcccccagtggtggtggtggaggttgtggcggcggtggtggtggtggttgtgggaccCCCTCCGGTTCAAGCCAAGTAGTCACCTCACACGTGTCCCCTTGCCCAGGTGGAAGCTGTGGGGGGACACCCGGGGGTTCAGGCCAAGTGATTACCCATGTGTCCCCTTGCCCCGGTGGAAGCTGTGGGGGGACACCCGGGGGTTCAGGCCAAGTGATTACCCATGTGTCCCCTTGCCCTGGTGGTAACTGCGGAGGTAGCTCCGGCTCCGGTGGGTCATCGTCCGGCGACTACTGGTGGCAGGGGCAGGACAACCCCTTCGCCTCGCCGGGCACACAGCCGTCGTCGGGCAGCCACTCCTGCAGCGGCTCCGGCTGTGGCTCCGGCAGTGCCCCGTGTTCAGGAGTCGGATGTCCCTCACCCGTCCAACCCGCCCCCGGACCCGCCCCTGGTATATCCACTCGCCCCATTCCTCGCCCCTCTCCCGGCACCGCTCCGCTTCCCTCCCCTGGCAACATCCAGAACCTGCTGTTGCCCCCAATGGGCATCTGTCCCGCCAAGTTCGTCTGTGTACACTGGCAGCTGTGTCGCGACGGGTATGTCATCAACGACGGCACTGGAAACATCGACAAGCAGAAGAAGATAATCCCGCCGCGCATCGCCAACGCCTACACCAGCTGCGGCGGCGACATGATCTGCTGCGGCATCCCCGAACATTCCTCCTTCCCCGGCTCTGGTGGCACCCCCGTCCTGCCGCCCCAGCCAGGAACGTCATTTGTTCTGCCCTCCTCGCCCGGACGCCCGCTCAGCCCCGTGCTCCCAGACACCCCAGTAAGCCCTCCCAAATTCTCTGGTCCTGCCACTGGGACGCCACTGAGGCCCATTCCCGCCGCCACACCGTCAACGTCGTACACTCAGCCAGGCACCCCCGCACAGCCACCCACGCTCGTCAGTCCACCAAAGTTCTCTGGCCCCGGGACCCCTGCTAGTCCCCCCAGGCCAGTCAGTCCACCAATATTCTCTGGTTCGGGCACCCCCATCAGCCCAGCAGGGCCTGTCAGTCCCCCCAGGCCAGTCAGTCCACCAAAATTCTCTGGTTCGGGCACCCCCGTCAGCCCAGCAGGGCCTGGCAGTCCCCCCAGGCCAGTCAGTCCACCAAAATTCTCTGGTTCGGGCACCCCCGTCAGCCCAGTCAGACCCGTGAGCCCAGGAAGTCCCGTCAGCCCACCCCAGTTCTCCGGCTCCGCCACGCCCATACGCCCTGCCCCCCAGCCGTCAGTTGCATCCCCCAGCTACGGGTATCCAGGCCCCGAGTCACGTCAACCAAGCCCTTTGCCCTCCACCGTCAACCAGGCTCGTCCAGTAGCCCCGTCACAGCCCTTGCGTCCCGTCAGTAGCCCTGTGGGTCTATCCAGCCCTCCCAGCGGCCAGCCGGGGGCTATGGGTGGAATGATGGGTATGGGAATGATGGGCATGATGCCTCCGTCAGGTTCCTGCAGCGCTGGCACGTACTGTGTCCAGCAGACTCAATGTAACCCCTACAACGGCTTCATCATCAGGGCCAACACACCGCTGATGGCGGTGTGGCCAGATTCTCCCACCGTCCCTCTACTG ccATGCTTCGTCCCCGATGGCTCCGTCACGGACGGCGTGTGCTGCCAGGAGGCTCATCCCAACGCAGGAGGGGTTGACtag
- the LOC127007120 gene encoding uncharacterized protein LOC127007120 isoform X1, translating to MLPRTTHAHVGEVMRFFVVLAVAGAVAAYGPPPSGGGGGCGGGGGGGCGTPSGSSQVVTSHVSPCPGGSCGGTPGGSGQVITHVSPCPGGSCGGTPGGSGQVITHVSPCPGGNCGGSSGSGGSSSGDYWWQGQDNPFASPGTQPSSGSHSCSGSGCGSGSAPCSGVGCPSPVQPAPGPAPGISTRPIPRPSPGTAPLPSPGNIQNLLLPPMGICPAKFVCVHWQLCRDGYVINDGTGNIDKQKKIIPPRIANAYTSCGGDMICCGIPEHSSFPGSGGTPVLPPQPGTSFVLPSSPGRPLSPVLPDTPVSPPKFSGPATGTPLRPIPAATPSTSYTQPGTPAQPPTLVSPPKFSGPGTPASPPRPVSPPIFSGSGTPISPAGPVSPPRPVSPPKFSGSGTPVSPAGPGSPPRPVSPPKFSGSGTPVSPVRPVSPGSPVSPPQFSGSATPIRPAPQPSVASPSYGYPGPESRQPSPLPSTVNQARPVAPSQPLRPVSSPVGLSSPPSGQPGAMGGMMGMGMMGMMPPSGSCSAGTYCVQQTQCNPYNGFIIRANTPLMAVWPDSPTVPLLPCFVPDGSVTDGVCCQEAHPNAGGVD from the exons ATGCTCCCACGCACCACCCACGCCCACGTTGGTGAGGTA atGCGGTTCTTCGTGGTTCTGGCGGTCGCGGGGGCGGTGGCAGCATACGGCCCACcccccagtggtggtggtggaggttgtggcggcggtggtggtggtggttgtgggaccCCCTCCGGTTCAAGCCAAGTAGTCACCTCACACGTGTCCCCTTGCCCAGGTGGAAGCTGTGGGGGGACACCCGGGGGTTCAGGCCAAGTGATTACCCATGTGTCCCCTTGCCCCGGTGGAAGCTGTGGGGGGACACCCGGGGGTTCAGGCCAAGTGATTACCCATGTGTCCCCTTGCCCTGGTGGTAACTGCGGAGGTAGCTCCGGCTCCGGTGGGTCATCGTCCGGCGACTACTGGTGGCAGGGGCAGGACAACCCCTTCGCCTCGCCGGGCACACAGCCGTCGTCGGGCAGCCACTCCTGCAGCGGCTCCGGCTGTGGCTCCGGCAGTGCCCCGTGTTCAGGAGTCGGATGTCCCTCACCCGTCCAACCCGCCCCCGGACCCGCCCCTGGTATATCCACTCGCCCCATTCCTCGCCCCTCTCCCGGCACCGCTCCGCTTCCCTCCCCTGGCAACATCCAGAACCTGCTGTTGCCCCCAATGGGCATCTGTCCCGCCAAGTTCGTCTGTGTACACTGGCAGCTGTGTCGCGACGGGTATGTCATCAACGACGGCACTGGAAACATCGACAAGCAGAAGAAGATAATCCCGCCGCGCATCGCCAACGCCTACACCAGCTGCGGCGGCGACATGATCTGCTGCGGCATCCCCGAACATTCCTCCTTCCCCGGCTCTGGTGGCACCCCCGTCCTGCCGCCCCAGCCAGGAACGTCATTTGTTCTGCCCTCCTCGCCCGGACGCCCGCTCAGCCCCGTGCTCCCAGACACCCCAGTAAGCCCTCCCAAATTCTCTGGTCCTGCCACTGGGACGCCACTGAGGCCCATTCCCGCCGCCACACCGTCAACGTCGTACACTCAGCCAGGCACCCCCGCACAGCCACCCACGCTCGTCAGTCCACCAAAGTTCTCTGGCCCCGGGACCCCTGCTAGTCCCCCCAGGCCAGTCAGTCCACCAATATTCTCTGGTTCGGGCACCCCCATCAGCCCAGCAGGGCCTGTCAGTCCCCCCAGGCCAGTCAGTCCACCAAAATTCTCTGGTTCGGGCACCCCCGTCAGCCCAGCAGGGCCTGGCAGTCCCCCCAGGCCAGTCAGTCCACCAAAATTCTCTGGTTCGGGCACCCCCGTCAGCCCAGTCAGACCCGTGAGCCCAGGAAGTCCCGTCAGCCCACCCCAGTTCTCCGGCTCCGCCACGCCCATACGCCCTGCCCCCCAGCCGTCAGTTGCATCCCCCAGCTACGGGTATCCAGGCCCCGAGTCACGTCAACCAAGCCCTTTGCCCTCCACCGTCAACCAGGCTCGTCCAGTAGCCCCGTCACAGCCCTTGCGTCCCGTCAGTAGCCCTGTGGGTCTATCCAGCCCTCCCAGCGGCCAGCCGGGGGCTATGGGTGGAATGATGGGTATGGGAATGATGGGCATGATGCCTCCGTCAGGTTCCTGCAGCGCTGGCACGTACTGTGTCCAGCAGACTCAATGTAACCCCTACAACGGCTTCATCATCAGGGCCAACACACCGCTGATGGCGGTGTGGCCAGATTCTCCCACCGTCCCTCTACTG ccATGCTTCGTCCCCGATGGCTCCGTCACGGACGGCGTGTGCTGCCAGGAGGCTCATCCCAACGCAGGAGGGGTTGACtag
- the LOC127007120 gene encoding uncharacterized protein LOC127007120 isoform X5, translating into MTYLFHRTRACSHAPPTPTLMRFFVVLAVAGAVAAYGPPPSGGGGGCGGGGGGGCGTPSGSSQVVTSHVSPCPGGSCGGTPGGSGQVITHVSPCPGGSCGGTPGGSGQVITHVSPCPGGNCGGSSGSGGSSSGDYWWQGQDNPFASPGTQPSSGSHSCSGSGCGSGSAPCSGVGCPSPVQPAPGPAPGISTRPIPRPSPGTAPLPSPGNIQNLLLPPMGICPAKFVCVHWQLCRDGYVINDGTGNIDKQKKIIPPRIANAYTSCGGDMICCGIPEHSSFPGSGGTPVLPPQPGTSFVLPSSPGRPLSPVLPDTPVSPPKFSGPATGTPLRPIPAATPSTSYTQPGTPAQPPTLVSPPKFSGPGTPASPPRPVSPPIFSGSGTPISPAGPVSPPRPVSPPKFSGSGTPVSPAGPGSPPRPVSPPKFSGSGTPVSPVRPVSPGSPVSPPQFSGSATPIRPAPQPSVASPSYGYPGPESRQPSPLPSTVNQARPVAPSQPLRPVSSPVGLSSPPSGQPGAMGGMMGMGMMGMMPPSGSCSAGTYCVQQTQCNPYNGFIIRANTPLMAVWPDSPTVPLLPCFVPDGSVTDGVCCQEAHPNAGGVD; encoded by the exons ATGACTTACCTATTCCACCGCACCCGCGCATGCTCCCACGCACCACCCACGCCCACGTTG atGCGGTTCTTCGTGGTTCTGGCGGTCGCGGGGGCGGTGGCAGCATACGGCCCACcccccagtggtggtggtggaggttgtggcggcggtggtggtggtggttgtgggaccCCCTCCGGTTCAAGCCAAGTAGTCACCTCACACGTGTCCCCTTGCCCAGGTGGAAGCTGTGGGGGGACACCCGGGGGTTCAGGCCAAGTGATTACCCATGTGTCCCCTTGCCCCGGTGGAAGCTGTGGGGGGACACCCGGGGGTTCAGGCCAAGTGATTACCCATGTGTCCCCTTGCCCTGGTGGTAACTGCGGAGGTAGCTCCGGCTCCGGTGGGTCATCGTCCGGCGACTACTGGTGGCAGGGGCAGGACAACCCCTTCGCCTCGCCGGGCACACAGCCGTCGTCGGGCAGCCACTCCTGCAGCGGCTCCGGCTGTGGCTCCGGCAGTGCCCCGTGTTCAGGAGTCGGATGTCCCTCACCCGTCCAACCCGCCCCCGGACCCGCCCCTGGTATATCCACTCGCCCCATTCCTCGCCCCTCTCCCGGCACCGCTCCGCTTCCCTCCCCTGGCAACATCCAGAACCTGCTGTTGCCCCCAATGGGCATCTGTCCCGCCAAGTTCGTCTGTGTACACTGGCAGCTGTGTCGCGACGGGTATGTCATCAACGACGGCACTGGAAACATCGACAAGCAGAAGAAGATAATCCCGCCGCGCATCGCCAACGCCTACACCAGCTGCGGCGGCGACATGATCTGCTGCGGCATCCCCGAACATTCCTCCTTCCCCGGCTCTGGTGGCACCCCCGTCCTGCCGCCCCAGCCAGGAACGTCATTTGTTCTGCCCTCCTCGCCCGGACGCCCGCTCAGCCCCGTGCTCCCAGACACCCCAGTAAGCCCTCCCAAATTCTCTGGTCCTGCCACTGGGACGCCACTGAGGCCCATTCCCGCCGCCACACCGTCAACGTCGTACACTCAGCCAGGCACCCCCGCACAGCCACCCACGCTCGTCAGTCCACCAAAGTTCTCTGGCCCCGGGACCCCTGCTAGTCCCCCCAGGCCAGTCAGTCCACCAATATTCTCTGGTTCGGGCACCCCCATCAGCCCAGCAGGGCCTGTCAGTCCCCCCAGGCCAGTCAGTCCACCAAAATTCTCTGGTTCGGGCACCCCCGTCAGCCCAGCAGGGCCTGGCAGTCCCCCCAGGCCAGTCAGTCCACCAAAATTCTCTGGTTCGGGCACCCCCGTCAGCCCAGTCAGACCCGTGAGCCCAGGAAGTCCCGTCAGCCCACCCCAGTTCTCCGGCTCCGCCACGCCCATACGCCCTGCCCCCCAGCCGTCAGTTGCATCCCCCAGCTACGGGTATCCAGGCCCCGAGTCACGTCAACCAAGCCCTTTGCCCTCCACCGTCAACCAGGCTCGTCCAGTAGCCCCGTCACAGCCCTTGCGTCCCGTCAGTAGCCCTGTGGGTCTATCCAGCCCTCCCAGCGGCCAGCCGGGGGCTATGGGTGGAATGATGGGTATGGGAATGATGGGCATGATGCCTCCGTCAGGTTCCTGCAGCGCTGGCACGTACTGTGTCCAGCAGACTCAATGTAACCCCTACAACGGCTTCATCATCAGGGCCAACACACCGCTGATGGCGGTGTGGCCAGATTCTCCCACCGTCCCTCTACTG ccATGCTTCGTCCCCGATGGCTCCGTCACGGACGGCGTGTGCTGCCAGGAGGCTCATCCCAACGCAGGAGGGGTTGACtag